Part of the Hevea brasiliensis isolate MT/VB/25A 57/8 chromosome 16, ASM3005281v1, whole genome shotgun sequence genome is shown below.
AGGGTCATTTTTCTGGAACCTGAAAAATGAAGATCTTTGATGTAGCTGTGGCACTTGTGGATATGAGTTGAACTTAAGCTCCTCCAATCGAAACACCTCAACTATTGGCTCTAAGTATGGGAAATCCATAAAGCGAGGGATCATCTCATTCTTTGACATTGATGAGAGCAGATTTACTCAGGCTGAAGAATTCCAATGTATCCCCTACTTTTCAAAGAACTCATGGGGATTGTTCCGTAGGAGAACCAAACTTCTTTGCCGTAAATGTGGCAATAATATTGGAGTTGCCTATGATGATGAAACTTCAGCTTATCCACTAGTATCAGATGGTTCAGATTCATCCTCTGTCAATGAATCCAAACTTCGAAAATATGATGTTAAAATCCGTGCATTGCAGCCTTCATCTGTTGATCGGTATGGTATTCCACTTTATGTATAATGTGTTGCAGCCAATCTTTGAATAATTCATGTTAATTGAATTTGAAGGTTATCATAACTATAGCATAAGTTTTCTTGTAATATATTCATGTATACATGTTTGGAgtcctctttcatttttgtttctgCGTTTACCCTCATTTTTTAGATGTTGAGTTGGTAACTTGTACAAAGCAGTATTGGGAACTGAAATAGATGAAAGCAATTGTGGAGTCTAAAGGGATTTAAGGGTATTGAGCAAATTTCATGGACAGTTTTCAGATTTTGTTTTATGATGATGGTGTGATATCTGAAATTGTactatatatgaatgagtagattttGGAGAAGCATTAGCATTTCTGCCGCTAATTTTTTTGTGCCACTTGTAGTGGtattttttcctttcttctttcttgatCAAGGACAACTGGGGAACTTTTGCATTGCTTCATGGTTGTTTGTAAATGTCAAATTACATATTAAAATGAAATCTTACATATATAATTTCAAGTTGGTGTTGGAGATTAGCAGGTGAGAGTGAGTTGGTGATGTAGCCGTGAGCTGTCGATAGATTTGCAGTTGAGGATGATAGGGATTGGTTGATTTGTCATAAAAATTTAATCCCACCTACCTAATATGAAAGCTGTTCCATCTTATAGTCATCTGCACTTGATAAGTCGCTGTTTTTCATGTTGTTGTCATCTGGACTTGATAGGTCGCTGTTGTGCCTAAACTCAATGGTCCTGGACCTTTTGCAGCAATGATGTCTAATCTAAAAGGAGATGCCGAACCCACTGCCCACCTTGGCGGGTGGCTGTGGATCAATAATTTCCTTTTTCTATGATAATTCATTGGTTCGTTTTGTGCCACTGACTTTCCCCTCCTTCCTTTTCCATCTGCTCTTTATCTTGACTCGTCTTTTCTTCCAACAACTGTTTCCGTCCGCTGGACAGCACTATTAAACCAATAAAGCATACCAAATTTGTACTTTCTTTTTTCTCTTCTGAAAATGAGCTGTGCTAAGTTCAACATTATCATTGCAAAATCTCAAAGGATAGTTTCTATGCATGTCTTTACCACATTCGTAGTAAATCAGGCAAAGAGTGAAGAGAATGATGCTTTATTTGGATATATAATATCACCggaaattttcacttctcactcTATCAAGCAAGATTAGAACTTTCcgatttttttattctttttaagcaATCTCAAACTTTTCCTGGAGCAATTAGTCTCTGCTCCAACCTTCAAATTGCGATTGCTGGCTTACTTTTTTAAGCTCCTTTTGGCCTACTCTATCCCTTGAACAAAGAGATCACCTTTCCAGTGGCCGCCTTTCAAATGCACAACTCTCATCTCCACCTCTCCATCTCCGCTTTTCTTGTTAAAGAACTCACCCAATTCAATCTCCAGCCACCCATCTGCTGTCTCGTTCGGGTATCGGCCATCACTTTATCCACCGGGTACAGATGGCTGCAAACCACCAAAATCCGGCTGTGGTTAACTGGTTAGCCTTCTTACGAATCGGTATTGCCGCCTCTGTCCCCTGTCTGCATCGAAAAGAACACTACCTATATCAATTTCACTCCCAGCAAGTCCCACCGTGACCTCTGCGGGCTGGCATTTAAACAGATGAGCTCTTGTTGCTGATTTGAACACGAAGCAAGCCACGTACAGTGTTACCGGGGACAACATTTGGATACTAATTTTGCCAGTGATTTCAAGCCAATACACATCGATAAGCTCAGCCATTTCTGAAAATCTGTTCGCACACAGCTTTAGCAAGTTTCGGAATCATAAAAATAGATGGAAATAAGGATTAAAGAGAGAAAGGAAGAGACCAGGGACATGAATCGGATACCCATCTCCAATGAGTAGGAGTATTGCCCCAGACAAACCTGAGGTACCTTGCAGAAAGCATGTAGCATTTCTTCCCGGTTCTTGTCTCCAATGCAAAGCTTTGTTAATAGAAGTGGAGGGGGAGGAGGGAGCGAGAATTACCTTTCTGCCATCATTGATGAGGATGGGAGAATCACAGAGGTTTAGATGACGATCAACAGACAGACATTGGGAGGACAAGAAAACAACAGGACGTTTGCTGACTTGGgatgaagttttcagagaaaaggTATGGATTTTTACACGTATCAAATTAATCAATTGTCCAGTAAAAGTCAAGAATAAAaagatatattaaataattttaaaataatggcTAAAGTAATTTATGTTGGAGTTCTACACAATTTTGCGTGACGGCCCACATCAGAAAAAAAAATCGGAATTCTTGTTGTTCTATTCTTAACGGTCCAATAAAAGGATCAATGCCCATGTGCAATTGACTGGCTCAAAATTTGGAATTTTAGTTAAATGATCAAATGCCAATTGGGCAAAAGCTCATTAATTTGATGAAAACTTGAATAATTATTGAGCTATTTCTTAAGAATCTAAGTGAGTCGTTAGCCTCACAATTGTTCAacattatctaggaatttgactgaAATTATCCAGAATGCTACATACGTGGCTTATATTGGATTCGCCGACAGAAAATCCAAGAAAAATCAAAGTTTCTTCCTTAATGAAATTGATTTAGACATGAAATGGGACATTGGAAAATTCATAATTCAGACGCCAGAAATTTTATTCCAAGCCATGAAATATTGTTCTCATCTTGTCAATTCAATTTGTGTACGTAATGTTGGGAACAAGGAAATTCTAACTGCTATTAACATGTATATGTAATCAATCAGGAATGAAACTTGAAAATGTCTCTCTTTCACTATTATACATACAAAGATACTTTCCACTGCTGCACTTAGCTCCTAGTTTTTGCTTCCAATCCATGGAGTTTCCTGAAACTAATAACAAGCTTATCACCACTCTCTCTTTCTTATTATGCATGCTTTCTCTCACTTATGCTTCCAAAAACTGTGATTTTCCGGCAATCTTTAACTTCGGTGACTCCAATTCCGATACCGGTGGCTTGGCAGCTGCTTTTTCTCCTCCCAACTCTCCTTTTGGAGAGACTTTCTTTCATATGCCAGCAGGGAGGTACTCTGATGGAAGGCTCATAATAGATTTTATAGGTCAGtagttttaattatttaatttggtTAATGATTTAAGTGTTTGCGATCTCCAATTATTGACCATCTGATTGGCATGGCAGCCAAGAGTTTCAGTCTCCCTTATCTGAGTGCATATCTTAATTCTCTGGGAGCCAACTTCAAACATGGTGCAAATTTTGCCACAGCAGCATCCACCATTCAAATACCAACTAGTATTGTACCTAATGGTGGATATAGTCCATTCTACCTTGATGTGCAATATGAGCAATTCCTGCAATTCATATCCAGATCACAGATTATCAGGGAAAAAGGTTAGTTTAATTATAATTCCTCCGCATATAGTGTTCAATTAAGAAATACATGTACTTCCAAGTGAGCTTCATGTATAAATTTATATATGTAGGAGCTATGTTTGCTGAATCGGTGCCTGAGAGAGATTATTTTGAGAAGGCTTTATACACATTCGATATCGGTCAAAATGATCTCGGAGCTGGATTTTCTGGTAACTTGTCTGTGGAAGAAGTGAATGCAACTGTCCCTGATATTGTCAATAGCTTCTCAGCAAACGTTAAGGTAAAGATTAATAATTCTATAATGGGTCTAGATTAATTTCAGTAGTCTCTTAATTACATTATTCTTAGTGCTAAGCTTATGTATGGGGTACTGTTGATTATGCAGAAAATATACAATTTGGGAGCTAGATCATTTTGGATTCACAACACAGGACCACTTGGTTGTCTTGCATATATTTTTGAGAGTTTTCCCTTGGCTGAAAAAGATAGTGCAGGCTGTGCAAAAGCTTATAATGAAGTTGCTCAGCATTTTAATCTCAACTTGAAGGAGAGCGTAGCTCAGCTCAGGAAGGATTTGCCATTAGCGGTTTTCACCTATGTTGACATCTATTCTGTCAAGTATTCTTTATTCAGTGAACCAGAAAAACATGGTAATTAAAACAAAGTTTCTAGTTATATGTATGAGAGCTTAATTAATAATGGGTATTAATATCTCTAACAATTCATTTAACTATGAATTATTTATAGGTTTCGAGCTTCCACTTGTAGTATGTTGTGGCTACGGAGGAAAGTACAATTTTAGTAGTAATGTTCGATGTGGAGATACAGTTGCAGCAAATGGTACCCAAATAGTTGTGGGCTCTTGTGATCGCCCTTCAGTTCGAGTAAATTGGGATGGAGTTCACTACACTGAAGCTGCCAATAAATTTATTTTCGACCAGATTTCTACAGGAGCCTTCTCTGATCCCCCTATTCCATTGAAAATGGCATGCCACAATACTACGCATTAATTATCCTTGAGGATATTAGATTATATATAGGTTCCACGAAAGTGCTTTGCTGAAGCCTGCTAATAAAATAATGGAGAGTTATAAGGACTTGTCCTTCTCTGTTTTCCCTTTTTCATGTAGAATCTTTTGATTATTACTGAAACATTACGTTCTTACTCCATGGATAAGCTGTTTCGTTGTCAATTTATGTATTTATCTACTAATATCAAAGTATACATTGGAAATTTGTGAAAGAAGAGATAATGGTATTCTTAAAAATTGAAGGAGAAGCCAAAAACGACAATACGTTTGCCACGCAATTTCCATAATGTagtctaatttttattttatttatggatGGATGCATAAATTAACTATAATATCTCACCGGTGTATATTGGAATATACCTCGAGGGAATGGCATGGTCCCTCGGGATTGAGTGACTAGGTATCTTAGTTTAACTAATAAtgagatagaaaaaaaaaaaaagtattctaGAGTATTTAGCAAAAAGGTATATTCGATTGCTCATGAATTTAACTTCAACTACTGAATAACTTAAATTTGGTTGCTGAATATTGAGAGACAGAAGTATGAAAAGGGAGGATTCTTATAAAAAGGAAGAAATCTTAGGGATTTCTACAACCCACACTTTATCTTACAAGTCTAGAATAGGGATGAGCAGAACTTGGTTTAAATAGAATAAACAGACGAAATTGATATTAATAGTATGTCCCagggcatatcattttgtatgtattttgtatatatttttattaataaaaaacaattacacttttctgtttacataatctatttatatataattgaaaagatcaattgatattttgttagaaattctattcttaagctgttaagaatatgagtgatagtattctagcacaaagtatcataaattagttcacaattgaggatacttcacaaaaaacatgacttatccagaaagattgtaatcatatttgtttctAAAGTATTAATATAAGATATTAATAAGTtggaatggtgaatctcatgccacataacaaacatgatagacacttatatatgataagtaggccgaaccagtggcgCTTataacaagcacgtggagtttactattgttaatgcattgtcatatatcatatcagtgcatataatctttagacctgagataacacagttatcttgtatataggtggtttgagtttgatactgctttcatactcgtactgtgtatgggtatacaggcatgtgttggctcctactagttatatatggagataggtgttgatcaagatgggatccattaccctaagtaaatagggataaaatcctatgttcatttaattgtttttgatgattcaagttcctggccaggacagatagacttagccagaaaaagagtttctgacaagaaagtctgataaatcaagaattggaattaaaagagaacataacattcatagcaaatggagtttaacattaaccatgactccagctagaattgagattttgtaatggagagatcttagtgcatggtaacatatgattaaaggttcatttaaggtattccttattactaattgggtggctatggcatgctatgttaggtgtcaATCATGATCTATGAGatgcttaaaatgatttagagaaatcatttacggtaagaaaaagttctaatgatattaagagttaatatcatttcttattgtcaattagtaatgagtctagtaagtcacacacctacacaaattaatcaccaagtaaaatgatttaattgattatttaaagagtttaatcaattaattaaatagatttggtttgcaatgagattacaaagtccctaacatgacttgaaaccaaatctaggttattggatgtataatataaattaaatttatatttaaaaagcttaaatataaatttaattgtgaaattaattaatagagattaattaattaattaatatttgatatgaattaatttaaaggagaaattataattttagattaagaactcaaaattatacaTAAGGGCAAATTggacttttcacatggtgacacgtggcacaagctagcatggtgacatgtggcaccatgctaGCTTGCCACTTGTTTTCCAATTATAAAAGATGAATAAaagaagattaaatctagctttgacaaatGGCGTAATGTGGCAAtgcatttaagtcaatttgtcttatgtatataaatgaaaaaagaagaagaaaattgatcttcttcctcttctctttctcttggacGGCAACAATGGGCAAACTttcctcttctctttctcttggacGGCAACAATGGGCAAACTTCTCTCTTCTTGATTCTCCATTAATTCTAAGGGAAAAACCTtgatttcctttgaattaaaattgctagaaagagTTTCTAGACCCATATACATCCATTATACCCTCATCAAAGCATAACCCCTAAAGTTCAAGTGGTTGGCAAGCTTTTAAAGGGACTtttggggctgccattggtgtgcttgtggtggacaagctagagggacaacatttggagcCCTAAGAGCACCCAAAAGGAGTAAGAAAGATTGATTCAGCGCCTTGGAGATTAGTTGAATTCAACTCTTccattagttagggtttaatgaattaatagttaattctcaatcttaaatggcaaatgaactcCTAATGTGTGCCAAAAGTGTGATTTGGTATGCTAGAGGGCATTAGAAGTCATATAGGTTCATAAGCTACTTGGTATGTTTTGCATGTAACCTCGAATGGTTTtgaaattcaatgttctaatggccctaaatccatgcttccatgccttcaattgaacaaaaataaaaatatggtttgatttttaaaaattcagtcgattcattttttttaaatctatTTAATTGGTTTGTTGATTCtaaagggagaaaaattgaaaaacaaaatcaaattgaattgtaAAACACATCATTTTAGACATAACATACATTTCATTTGCTCCTTGATTCAAATCAAACTTCATTCACCCTTGCTGCCTCAAGCATTAATCAACCCACTACCCACTCTTACCATTTCTCTGTTTCTCATtttctgcttcttcttcttcttcttctttttcttcttcttcacacTCGCCATACCCTTCAATAAACCCACCAACCATGGCTAGTCCCACAATAATAGACCCATTGTAACACCAGAATCCTATCTGCAGCTAGAACCAGAGTTACATGCTCCCGAGACACACCCAAGGGTATATCCCAAGGGATTGATCACTTTAGAactctttttaattatttaggtaAGTGTTCCTTAGTATAAAGTAAAACTCatgagaatttaaattaaaacattCCATATTATCATAAATCCATTTAGgttattaaaacatataatagatAGTAAAAGTCCAACTTAAATCAATGAACATACAAAAGTAAAATTCGGCACAATTACATTAATTAACTCTGCAATTGAGCAATTAACACCAATTATGAAACAATTAAATTAATTCCTAATGCAATTGAATAAAATTAGTCAAATtaactcaatttcataaaaattaatccATTTACAACTAGGGCATAAGTGAGGACATTACAACTCTCCCCTTCTTAGGATATTTCATCCCTGAAATAGAAATTACCTTAATTCTCAAATAAATGGGGGGTACTGAGCTCTCATATTATCCTCTAGCTCCCAAGTTTCCTCCTCTCCAGAATGATATCTCCAGAGTACCTTTACTAACTTAATCTGTCGGTTCCTTAACTCTTTCGCATTATGAGCCAAAATCTGAACCAGTTCCTTATCATATGTCATATCCGACTGAACCTCATTCTCCTCAATTGAAagcacatgtgaaggatctgaccgATACCTCCTGAACATTGAAACATGAAAAACAttgtgtatcttctctaactctaaaGGCAATGCAAGTCGATAAGCAACTGGGCCAACCCTCTCCAGCacctcatatgggccaataaatttGGGGCTAAGCTTGCCCTTTTGCCCAAACCTCATAATTCACTTCCACGTTGACACTTTTAGAAATACCTTGTTACCAACCTTAAACTCAATCTCTCGCCTCTTCAAATCTGCATAAGATTTTTGATGATTTGAGGTGGCCTTCAGTCTGCCCCGAATTAATATCACTTTATTCTTAGTCTGCTGTACTAACTCAGGATCCAATAATTTTCTCTCTCCTACCTCATCCCAGCATAGTGGAGTCCTGCACTTACGACCATACAAAGCCTCATAAGGTGGCATCTCAATGCTCAtctggtagctgttattatatgTAAACTCCACCAACGGCAAGTATCTATCCCAGCTACCCTCAAAATCCATAATACAGGCTCTCGACATATCTTCCACAACTTGAATGACTCTCTCAGATTGAGCATctatttgaggatgaaaagcaatGCTGAAATTGAGTCTAGTCCCTAGAGCCCGATTTAAGCTACCCTAAAACCTGGATGTGAATTGAGGATCTCTATCAGAAACAATAGAGACTGGTACTCCATGCAGCTTTACAATCTCAGAGATATATAGATTAGCCAACCTCTCCAGAGAGTAATCAACTCTGATCGGTAATAAATGAACCGATTTAGTAAGGCTATCAACAATCACCCAAATAGCATCATATTCTCTCTAAGTCTGTGGAAGTCCAGATACAAAGTCCATAGTCACATGTTCCCACCTTCACTCAGGAATAAACAATGGCTGCAATAAACCTGTAGGGACCTGATGCtctgccttaacctgctggcaCACAAGACACTTAGCCATATACTTTGCTATGTCTCTTTTTACCCCCTTCCACCAATAATTCTCTTTCAAAGTCTGATACATCTTGGTCCCACCAGGATGTATAGTGAAGGTGAAactatgtgcttccttcaaaatctaTTCCCTCAACTTAGGAACATCTGGAACACAGATCCTACCTTGATAAGTAATCAGGccatcctctctcaaggtatacTCAGACTGCTCACCATTTTGCAAGTCTTCCAGGATCTTCATCAATTTCCCATCCTTCCTCTGGGCCTCCATTAGCTCATCCATAAGAATAGGTCTAACACTCATTTGTGCTAGAATGGCTCCATCATCCAGAATCTGCAATTGTGCCTTCAAGGCCCTCATCTCCAACAACAGTGACAGCGATTAAGAAATCAGTCTAGCCATAGACTTGTgactcaaagcatcagccaccacattagccttGCCTGGGTGATAATCGATGACATAGTCATAATCCTCAATCAACTCAatccacctcctctgtctcataTTAAGTTTTCTCTGAGTAcccaagtattttagacttttatcattagtgtagatgtagcacttctcactatataagtaatgcctccatatcttcaatgcaaatacaaTGGCTGCCAGGTCTAAGTCATGAGTTGGGTAATTTAACTCATGAGGCTtaagctgcctggaagcataagctatAACCTTTCCATCctacatcaaaacacaccccGAGCTATTGTGGGAAGCGTTActatacaccaaataatccttcCCTTTAGTGAGAAGTGTAAGAACTGGTGCCTCAGTCAAAAAGGCTTTGAGCTTATCAAAACTCTTTTGGCACCAATCACTCTAAACAAACTTagcatccttcctaagtagcttagtgAGAGGTGTTGCAATAAtcgagaaccccttcacaaaacgTCTATAGTACCCAGCTAACCTAAGAAAACTCCATATCACAGTCACATTTTTAGGTGACTTCCACTCTATGATTGCTTTCACCTTCCCAGGATCAACTTTGATTCCCTCTGCTGAAACTATGTGTCCCAGAAAGGCTACCTCCTtaagccaaaactcacactttgaaaatttggcatagagTTCCTTTTCCCTCAAAGTTTGTGACATAATCCGCAAatgcctatcatgctcctcttcagacttagagtataccaaaatgtcatcgatAAACACAACAACAAATGAGTCAAGATGGGGTTGAAAAACTCGATTCATCAAGTCCATAAGAATTGCCagggcattagttaacctgaagggcatcaccaagaactcatagtaccCATACCAACTCTTGAAAGCAGTTTTAGCAATATCCTGCTCTTTAACTCTTAACTGATAATAGCTCGACCTCAAGTCTATCTTGGAGAACACCTTTGCCcctttcaattgatcaaataggtcatcaatTCAAGGCAAAGGATACTTATTCTTGATTATAACCTTATTGAGCTATCTGTAGTTAGTACACAGCCTGAGGCTACCatttttcttcttcacaaacaataccAGAGCACCCCATGGTAAACTATTAGGTcgaatgaaccccttatctaataACTCTTGCAATTGCATCTTTAGTTCCTTCAACTCAGCTAGTGCCATCTGATATGGGGTGATAGAAATAGGATTAGTCCCCAAAAGAACCTCAATTCCAAACTCAACTTCCCTAGTGGGTGGCAAACTTGGCAAATCCTCTAAAAACACATTCTCAAAATCACACACAGTGGGAATGTCCTTTAAACTGGGACTCTCCACACGTGTGTTTACCACATGAGCTAAATATGCAACACATCCACTTTTCAACATCCTTATCACTCGAGCTATTAAAATAACATTAGATGGCAAGGTATATCTCACTCTATGAACTACCACATGAGTAAACTCATGTGCCCTAAATGTCACATGCTTTATCCAACAATCAACCATTGTATGATGGCGGAACAGCCAACCCATACCAAAAATCACATTAAAGTCTCAGAACGACATTGCTATCAAATCCAAAGGGAACTCAACACCCTAAATTACTAAAGGGCAGTCTCTATATACCTGATTAACCACTACTTCCTGTCCAACAGGGCTAGACACTAACACATCATAATCCAACCTAAAGGTTTCACAGAAACAACACAAGATAATGCAGAACTGATATATGAATGCATGGATCCTGGATCAAATAATACATGCATATCATGATCAAAAAGAGATAAAATACCAGCCACAACACCAGGAgcttcagcctcctccctctgctTAATAGCATAAACTCTAGCTAGAGCCGGTGAACTTTATGCTTCACTACCAACTGTAGACAGTGCACCCTGTTGGAATCCTCCCCTGCCTCTTCTGGGTCCCTGGGTAGTGGTAGGTCCAGGTCTCCTTACTGATCCATCCGATTGAACTGGAGCAATAGCACGCTCGGCCTGTGGGCACTCTCTAGAAAAATGGCCCATTTGACCACAGGAAAAACATCCACCACTGGATCCTTTGCACTAACCACGGTGCTGCCTACTCTGGTTCACAGTGGGTGAACTAGCATGGGAATGTGTAGGCCTGACAGTATGCCTCCTAGATGGTCCATGTGATCTGAAACTACCAGCCCTCTGAGGATAAGTAGCAGCACCAAATCTCCCTTTCTTCCTAGAGGAACCACCCTGCTCAAACGTCCTTTTACTGAAATCTTTCTGATTAGCTACTTTGTTCTTAATGCCCTTTAGCTCTTTGGCATGATTCACCATCTCAGTAAATGTGGTGCACCTGCTAGCAGTAACTAGCTTTTGCAGTCCTTCATCAAGACCATCTCTGAACCTCTTCATTCTCTTCTCTTCAGTGTCCACTAGACTACTAGCTAGCATAATGACTTAGCCTGAAAAAGTCATTCTCATACTCTGTTAGTGGTTGCCCTTTCTGTGTCAAGTCAATGAACTCCATGAGCTTTGATTCAATAAATACAGAAGATACATACTTGGCCTTAAAAGCAGTGAGGAAATCCTGCTAAGTAAGAATAGGAGGTCTAGCACTATTGTTGGGGActatcttccaccattcataagcatcactgTGGAGTAAATACACATCAAGACCATCTCTGAACCTCTTTATTCTCTTCTCTTCAGTGTCCACTAGACTACTAGCTAGCACAATGACTTAGCTAAAAAAGTCATTCTCATACTCTGTTAGTGGTTGCCCTCTCTGTGTCAAGTCAATGAACTCCTTGAGCTTCGATTCAATAAATACAGAAGATACATATTTGGCCTTAAAAGCAGTGAGGAAATCCTGCCAAGTAAGAATAAGAGGTCTAGCACTGTTGTTGGGGActatcttccaccattcataagcattaCCGTGGAGTAAATACACCGCAAAATCAAATCTCTGGTAGTTATCAGCACGCATCAAATTAAATTCCCTCTCAATGCGTTCTAACCAGTGCTCAGCCTCCTGTGGGTTAGTGGTGCCATGAAATACTAGCACCTCATGCTGTCTCAGCCCCTTATAGTTTGCAGTGTCATGGTTCTGCATATGGGTCATGACTCTGCCAAGCAATTCAAACACTGGGGCCTGATGACCCTGATTCCTTACTTCACTCTCACTACTGGCCGATGCAGCATGCACATTAGAACCATTCTGAGCCTCCCCTACTCCCAAAACTCATGGGGCTACACTCTGAACCTCCTCGTTCAACTCATTCTAATTGTTCTCAGCCATCTCAACAGCTCACACCATCAATTAAGAAAAGGTCAAGATTATTATATTCACTTCACCTCATACCACACTTTAGGGTGTAAACATACTTCACAAGTCCGTCCAACAATCATTAATTAAGTATGCAATTCAATACGATAAAAAAAATTCGTAAAATTTTTAGGGCAATGCAATAACAGTTTTAAATAAAATCCCCAAAAGACACCCATTCCTTACATCCTAGGATTTCCATAAACCTAGGCTCTGATTCCACTTTAACATGTAACACCCAAATCCTATCTGCAGCTAGAATCAGAGTTACATGCTCCCG
Proteins encoded:
- the LOC110643800 gene encoding uncharacterized protein At4g08330, chloroplastic is translated as MEKSAVVKENYLNGNQFHSFSSSSVSLRHVSYSCGTCGYELNLSSSNRNTSTIGSKYGKSIKRGIISFFDIDESRFTQAEEFQCIPYFSKNSWGLFRRRTKLLCRKCGNNIGVAYDDETSAYPLVSDGSDSSSVNESKLRKYDVKIRALQPSSVDRYGIPLYV
- the LOC110643797 gene encoding esterase-like isoform X1; amino-acid sequence: MKLENVSLSLLYIQRYFPLLHLAPSFCFQSMEFPETNNKLITTLSFLLCMLSLTYASKNCDFPAIFNFGDSNSDTGGLAAAFSPPNSPFGETFFHMPAGRYSDGRLIIDFIAKSFSLPYLSAYLNSLGANFKHGANFATAASTIQIPTSIVPNGGYSPFYLDVQYEQFLQFISRSQIIREKGAMFAESVPERDYFEKALYTFDIGQNDLGAGFSGNLSVEEVNATVPDIVNSFSANVKKIYNLGARSFWIHNTGPLGCLAYIFESFPLAEKDSAGCAKAYNEVAQHFNLNLKESVAQLRKDLPLAVFTYVDIYSVKYSLFSEPEKHGFELPLVVCCGYGGKYNFSSNVRCGDTVAANGTQIVVGSCDRPSVRVNWDGVHYTEAANKFIFDQISTGAFSDPPIPLKMACHNTTH
- the LOC110643809 gene encoding F-box protein PP2-B11, whose product is MMAERFSEMAELIDVYWLEITGKISIQMLSPVTLYVACFVFKSATRAHLFKCQPAEVTVGLAGSEIDIGSVLFDADRGQRRQYRFVRRLTS
- the LOC131174655 gene encoding uncharacterized protein LOC131174655, whose protein sequence is MLASSLVDTEEKRMKRFRDGLDEGLQKLVTASRCTTFTEMVNHAKELKGIKNKVANQKDFSKRTFEQGGSSRKKGRFGAATYPQRAGSFRSHGPSRRHTVRPTHSHASSPTVNQSRQHRESAHRPSVLLLQFNRMDQLDYDVLVSSPVGQEVVVNQHVTFRAHEFTHVVVHRVRYTLPSNVILIARVIRMLKSGCVAYLAHVVNTRVESPSLKDIPTVCDFENVFLEDLPSLPPTREVEFGIEVLLGTNPISITPYQMALAELKELKMQLQELLDKGFIRPNSLPWGALVLFVKKKNGSLRLWAKVFSKIDLRSSYYQLRVKEQDIAKTAFKSWYGYYEFLVMPFRLTNALSEEEHDRHLRIMSQTLREKELYAKFSKCEFWLKEVAFLGHIVSAEGIKVDPGKVKAIIEWKSPKNVTVIWSFLRLAGYYRRFVKGFSIIATPLTKLLRKDAKFV
- the LOC110643797 gene encoding esterase-like isoform X2; protein product: MKLENVSLSLLYIQRYFPLLHLAPSFCFQSMEFPETNNKLITTLSFLLCMLSLTYASKNCDFPAIFNFGDSNSDTGGLAAAFSPPNSPFGETFFHMPAGRYSDGRLIIDFIGAMFAESVPERDYFEKALYTFDIGQNDLGAGFSGNLSVEEVNATVPDIVNSFSANVKKIYNLGARSFWIHNTGPLGCLAYIFESFPLAEKDSAGCAKAYNEVAQHFNLNLKESVAQLRKDLPLAVFTYVDIYSVKYSLFSEPEKHGFELPLVVCCGYGGKYNFSSNVRCGDTVAANGTQIVVGSCDRPSVRVNWDGVHYTEAANKFIFDQISTGAFSDPPIPLKMACHNTTH